From one Methanothrix sp. genomic stretch:
- a CDS encoding radical SAM protein: MSGKRIVLTSDRTMMSSYHGGVLLGFAAIMPRAVMPDWVLRSLFCPPVRAHPDGRAVYAPCGMRKVEAALLEAGFSRDEVMVAHPDRLEKAIGSDTEILGITHDDPMGKIAVREIEDIINRGPPHNRHSFLKLINHPLVKKYDPVIVVGGNGAWELADEDVGVDHIYLGEGESEFPEVCRAILDGRDVPRIIQGTPVAGERIPVNRGATIAGIVEIGRGCWRGCAFCSPTMRSLRHRPVASILEDVRVNMREGMRDVLLHSEDVFTYGSMGLRPDPDKVLELFRSVKQLSPHTIDVSHLSLATVHQSMDLLSRVSEVVGVGTDQKYMSAWIGIETGSCRVLEMHMPRKALPESPDRWPDIVRDCYALFHDEHWVPVASLVLGLPGETADDVVRTTELVESLKDYTGLMLPLFFTPMAGTALGSYKGLGKDNALPEHWELVGTCMEYNLRHLRKLHSLYRERMTSNPMVHMGLRAINIAADIVLPKYMRRMKRGEPPN, encoded by the coding sequence ATGTCTGGAAAGAGGATCGTCCTGACCAGCGACAGGACAATGATGTCCTCCTATCACGGAGGCGTTCTGCTCGGGTTTGCCGCAATAATGCCCAGGGCGGTCATGCCCGACTGGGTGCTCAGATCTCTATTCTGTCCTCCTGTGAGAGCACATCCCGACGGCAGGGCGGTTTATGCTCCGTGCGGCATGCGAAAGGTGGAGGCTGCCCTCCTTGAGGCGGGGTTCTCCAGGGATGAGGTCATGGTCGCGCATCCAGATCGCCTCGAGAAGGCGATAGGCAGTGATACCGAGATCCTGGGCATAACACACGACGATCCGATGGGGAAGATAGCAGTCCGCGAGATCGAGGATATCATTAACAGAGGTCCACCGCACAACAGGCACAGCTTCCTGAAGCTCATAAATCATCCCCTGGTTAAAAAATACGATCCGGTGATCGTCGTCGGTGGCAATGGCGCATGGGAGCTCGCCGATGAGGATGTGGGCGTCGATCACATCTACCTGGGCGAGGGTGAGAGCGAGTTTCCGGAGGTTTGCAGGGCGATCCTCGATGGGAGGGATGTCCCCAGGATCATACAGGGAACGCCTGTGGCCGGGGAGAGGATCCCTGTGAACAGGGGCGCCACGATCGCAGGCATAGTCGAGATCGGAAGAGGATGCTGGCGTGGCTGCGCATTCTGCTCACCAACGATGAGGTCGCTGAGACACAGACCGGTAGCCAGCATTCTGGAGGACGTCAGGGTGAACATGAGGGAGGGCATGAGGGATGTTCTGCTTCACTCAGAGGACGTTTTCACATACGGCTCAATGGGATTGCGCCCTGATCCTGATAAGGTGCTGGAGCTCTTCAGGAGCGTCAAGCAGCTCTCGCCACACACAATAGATGTCTCACACCTCAGCCTGGCGACCGTGCATCAGTCCATGGATCTCCTCAGCAGGGTCTCTGAGGTTGTTGGCGTTGGCACAGATCAGAAATACATGTCAGCATGGATAGGAATAGAGACCGGAAGCTGTCGTGTACTGGAGATGCACATGCCCAGGAAGGCGCTGCCAGAATCTCCGGATCGCTGGCCAGATATCGTCAGGGATTGCTATGCGCTCTTCCATGATGAACACTGGGTGCCGGTCGCGAGCCTTGTCCTGGGGCTGCCAGGTGAGACCGCTGATGATGTTGTCAGGACAACAGAGCTTGTGGAGTCGCTCAAGGATTACACAGGGCTTATGCTTCCACTCTTCTTCACTCCCATGGCAGGTACAGCACTCGGCAGCTACAAAGGGCTCGGAAAGGATAACGCCCTTCCTGAGCACTGGGAGCTGGTCGGGACCTGCATGGAGTACAACCTGAGACAT